Proteins co-encoded in one Medicago truncatula cultivar Jemalong A17 chromosome 8, MtrunA17r5.0-ANR, whole genome shotgun sequence genomic window:
- the LOC25501740 gene encoding uncharacterized protein isoform X2, whose translation MQLFPEFRLQLYWTKKKKKIDTTFSDELEATDILYKKDAFNSRWSSYLEIASVDFKMDQKSFWKGLLKHFNGDYLMVDIVHSGLLAQPSGVPILIERGEEDFHLMGASLDRVHLDSVLRKALQLELSAVQQLDATELTIQHVLDYKKSLCRNGFIVFQFYFLKTILDTSFGKYCREHRRPDTNLHPASNPNIPGDGEGGGGSTHIEDELNISFNSIEEIVTLDTDGSEMAVIAKGANSPGDGSEKAVVIADGSEEVVVIADGANSLGDGSEETGNDYDELVKSMREIMAVHTSTLQTIENVISNYRDFMTKAFTKHPTEKYSPRVQMEISKLYTYAQQHAFNQFINVGEEDSKLANYISDMQKRNFAGPSTAKGEKVIKTKEQAGATAKLGEEHAWKYYKEKYKIYRVRWMNDPEESSHPCDICVYDRANLPMIFIEVKTTVVWGKPWFYVTKREYSGKIL comes from the exons ATGCAATTGTTCCC AGAGTTTAGGCTCCAACTCTATTGgactaagaagaagaagaagattgatACAACATTTTCCGATGAGCTAGAAGCTACAGACATCTTGTACAAGAAGGATGCATTTAATTCTAGGTGGAGCAG TTATTTGGAAATTGCAAGTGTAGACTTCAAAATGGACCAAAAATCCTTTTGGAAGGGCTTGCTGAAACATTTCAATGGGGACTACTTGATGGTGGATATCGTTCATTCCGGTTTGTTGGCACAACCGTCAGGTGTACCTATTTTAATTGAACGTGGTGAGGAAGATTTTCACCTAATGGGTGCCAGTCTTGATAGAGTGCATCTTGATAGTGTGCTTCGGAAAGCTTTACAATTGGAGTTATCAGCTGTGCAACAGTTAGATGCTACGGAGCTAACTATTCAACATGTACTTGATTATAAGAAGAGTTTGTGTAGAAATGGTTTCATTGTTTTCCAATTCTATTTCTTGAAGACCATACTAGATACATCTTTTGGGAAGTATTGTCGGGAACATCGTAGGCCTGATACAAATTTGCATCCAGCAAGTAACCCAAACATCCCGGGTGATGGAGAAGGTGGTGGTGGTTCGACTCATATAGAGGATGAACTAAATATTTCTTTCAATTCTATCGAAGAAATTGTGACCTTAGACACTGATGGAAGTGAAATGGCGGTCATTGCTAAAGGAGCTAACAGCCCGGGTGATGGAAGTGAAAAGGCAGTGGTCATTGCTGATGGAAGTGAAGAGGTAGTGGTCATTGCTGATGGAGCTAACAGCTTGGGTGATGGAAGTGAAGAAACCGGCAATGATTATGATGAGCTAGTTAAATCTATGAGGGAAATTATGGCTGTACACACCAGCACTCTACAAACTATCGAAAATGTTATCTCTAATTATAGAGATTTTATGACAAAGGCATTTACAAAACATCCAACAGAGAAGTACAGTCCTAGAGTGCAGATGGAGATATCTAAGTTGTACACTTACGCACAACAACATGCTTTTAATCAGTTTATAAATGTGGGTGAGGAGGACAGCAAGCTTGCTAATTATATTTCTGATATGCAGAAAAGAAATTTTGCTGGACCATCTACC GCTAAGGGTGAGAAAGTCATAAAAACCAAAGAACAAGCCGGGGCAACTGCGAAATTGGGGGAGGAGCATGCATGGAAATATTACAAAGAAAAGTACAAGATTTATAGAGTTCGTTGGATGAATGATCCTGAAGAATCCTCACACCCTTGTGATATATGTGTTTATGATAGAGCAAATTTGCCGATGATTTTTATTGAAGTGAAGACAACCGTTGTTTGGGGAAAACCTTGGTTTTATGTCACTAAGAGGGAGTATTCAGGAAAGATTTTATAA
- the LOC25501740 gene encoding uncharacterized protein isoform X1 — MQLFPTVRPIYSFHREFRLQLYWTKKKKKIDTTFSDELEATDILYKKDAFNSRWSSYLEIASVDFKMDQKSFWKGLLKHFNGDYLMVDIVHSGLLAQPSGVPILIERGEEDFHLMGASLDRVHLDSVLRKALQLELSAVQQLDATELTIQHVLDYKKSLCRNGFIVFQFYFLKTILDTSFGKYCREHRRPDTNLHPASNPNIPGDGEGGGGSTHIEDELNISFNSIEEIVTLDTDGSEMAVIAKGANSPGDGSEKAVVIADGSEEVVVIADGANSLGDGSEETGNDYDELVKSMREIMAVHTSTLQTIENVISNYRDFMTKAFTKHPTEKYSPRVQMEISKLYTYAQQHAFNQFINVGEEDSKLANYISDMQKRNFAGPSTAKGEKVIKTKEQAGATAKLGEEHAWKYYKEKYKIYRVRWMNDPEESSHPCDICVYDRANLPMIFIEVKTTVVWGKPWFYVTKREYSGKIL; from the exons ATGCAATTGTTCCC CACCGTGCGTCCTATTTATTCTTTTCACAGAGAGTTTAGGCTCCAACTCTATTGgactaagaagaagaagaagattgatACAACATTTTCCGATGAGCTAGAAGCTACAGACATCTTGTACAAGAAGGATGCATTTAATTCTAGGTGGAGCAG TTATTTGGAAATTGCAAGTGTAGACTTCAAAATGGACCAAAAATCCTTTTGGAAGGGCTTGCTGAAACATTTCAATGGGGACTACTTGATGGTGGATATCGTTCATTCCGGTTTGTTGGCACAACCGTCAGGTGTACCTATTTTAATTGAACGTGGTGAGGAAGATTTTCACCTAATGGGTGCCAGTCTTGATAGAGTGCATCTTGATAGTGTGCTTCGGAAAGCTTTACAATTGGAGTTATCAGCTGTGCAACAGTTAGATGCTACGGAGCTAACTATTCAACATGTACTTGATTATAAGAAGAGTTTGTGTAGAAATGGTTTCATTGTTTTCCAATTCTATTTCTTGAAGACCATACTAGATACATCTTTTGGGAAGTATTGTCGGGAACATCGTAGGCCTGATACAAATTTGCATCCAGCAAGTAACCCAAACATCCCGGGTGATGGAGAAGGTGGTGGTGGTTCGACTCATATAGAGGATGAACTAAATATTTCTTTCAATTCTATCGAAGAAATTGTGACCTTAGACACTGATGGAAGTGAAATGGCGGTCATTGCTAAAGGAGCTAACAGCCCGGGTGATGGAAGTGAAAAGGCAGTGGTCATTGCTGATGGAAGTGAAGAGGTAGTGGTCATTGCTGATGGAGCTAACAGCTTGGGTGATGGAAGTGAAGAAACCGGCAATGATTATGATGAGCTAGTTAAATCTATGAGGGAAATTATGGCTGTACACACCAGCACTCTACAAACTATCGAAAATGTTATCTCTAATTATAGAGATTTTATGACAAAGGCATTTACAAAACATCCAACAGAGAAGTACAGTCCTAGAGTGCAGATGGAGATATCTAAGTTGTACACTTACGCACAACAACATGCTTTTAATCAGTTTATAAATGTGGGTGAGGAGGACAGCAAGCTTGCTAATTATATTTCTGATATGCAGAAAAGAAATTTTGCTGGACCATCTACC GCTAAGGGTGAGAAAGTCATAAAAACCAAAGAACAAGCCGGGGCAACTGCGAAATTGGGGGAGGAGCATGCATGGAAATATTACAAAGAAAAGTACAAGATTTATAGAGTTCGTTGGATGAATGATCCTGAAGAATCCTCACACCCTTGTGATATATGTGTTTATGATAGAGCAAATTTGCCGATGATTTTTATTGAAGTGAAGACAACCGTTGTTTGGGGAAAACCTTGGTTTTATGTCACTAAGAGGGAGTATTCAGGAAAGATTTTATAA
- the LOC25501741 gene encoding 60S ribosomal protein L17-1, with product MVKYSKEPDNPTKSTKARGADLRVHFKNTRETAFAIRKLPLTKAKRYLEDVLAHKQAIPFRRFCRGVGRTAQAKNRHSNGQGRWPVKSAKFILDLLKNAESNAEVKGLDVDALYVSHIQVNQAQKQRRRTYRAHGRINPYMSSPCHIELILSEKEEAVQKEPETQLAASKKRA from the exons ATG GTTAAGTACTCAAAAGAGCCTGATAACCCTACCAAGT CTACCAAGGCTCGTGGTGCTGACCTCAGAGTTCATTTCAAG AACACTAGGGAAACTGCCTTTGCCATCAGGAAGTTGCCCTTGACCAAGGCTAAAAGGTACTTGGAAGACGTTCTTGCACACAAACAGGCCATTCCATTCAGACGTTTCTGTCGTGGTGTTGGGAGGACAGCTCAAGCCAAGAATAGACACTCAAATGGACAAGGAAGGTGGCCAGTCAAGTCAGCAAAGTTTATCCTGGATTTGCTGAAGAATGCAGAGAGTAATGCTGAA GTCAAAGGTTTGGATGTTGATGCTCTATATGTTTCACATATCCAAGTCAATCAAGCACAGAAGCAAAGACGCAGAACATACAGAGCCCATGGAAGAATCAACC cTTACATGTCATCTCCTTGCCACATTGAGTTGATTTTATCCGAAAAGGAAGAGGCAGTTCAGAAAGAG CCGGAGACCCAGTTGGCAGCAAGCAAGAAGAGGGCTTAA
- the LOC112417425 gene encoding uncharacterized protein, which yields MGLKCKIKAPGTVAHLASAKSRAWHKIRGNFTQSELNRTEKKSRKKVKKTGKTIVLTVIPITPKRNDKCVEEMEQTKNDESIAADLNDLAINAGIEDHHAAGVSPVPRVRPMVEIEDHHGL from the exons ATGGGTCTTAA GTGCAAAATTAAGGCTCCTGGCACCGTAGCTCACCTTGCGTCTGCTAAGAGTCGGGCCTG GCATAAAATTCGGGGGAACTTTACTCAAAGTGAGCTCAATCGAACTGAAAAGAAGTCCAGGAAAAAGGTGAAAAAAACGGGAAAAACTATTGTTTTGACTGTTATACCAATTACAccaaagagaaatgataaatgTGTAGAAGAGATGGAGCAAACG AAAAATGACGAATCGATTGCAGCAGACCTTAATGACTTGGCTATAAATGCTGGAATTGAAGATCACCATGCCGCAGGTGTGTCTCCCGTGCCTCGGGTCAGGCCAATGGTTGAGATTGAAGATCACCATGGCCTGTGA